The following proteins are encoded in a genomic region of Castor canadensis chromosome 19, mCasCan1.hap1v2, whole genome shotgun sequence:
- the Ramac gene encoding RNA guanine-N7 methyltransferase activating subunit yields MTDTSKAVPNFEEMFASRFTEADKEYQEYLKHPPESPPIIEEWNSRAGGNQRNRGNRLQDNRQFRGRDSRRGWPSDNRSNQWHGRPWGDNYPQRRREPYPPQQYGQYGYGQPPYGFY; encoded by the exons ATGACTGACACTTCTAAAGCTGTTCCCAATTTTGAAGAGATGTTTGCAAGCAGATTCACAGAAGCTGACAAAGAGTACCAGGAATACTTGAAACACCCTCCTGAGTCCCCTCCAATTATTGAGGAATGGAATAGCAGAGCTGGCGGGAACCAAAGGAATAGAGGCAATCG GTTGCAAGATAACAGACAGTTCAGAGGTAGGGATAGTAGACGGGGATGGCCAAGTGACAATCGATCAAATCAGTGGCACGGACGACCCTGGGGTGACAATTACCCGCAGCGCAGACGAGAGCCTTACCCTCCACAGCAATATGGACAGTATGGCTATGGCCAGCCTCCCTACGGCTTCTACTGA
- the C19H15orf40 gene encoding UPF0235 protein C15orf40 homolog isoform X1 translates to MLRLGFGLRLVGAGPGAPVSARLPSGAEMPKRAGATTKGKDPSKGPERSPPPAGPVAVDAKGCVTIAIHAKPGSRQNAVTDLTTDAVSVAIAAPPSEGEANAELCRYLCKVLGLRKSDVVLDKISRIMHHTENRNLRDWWSGSGVEHLPSKHEGGKSREKMVKLLASTTPEEILEKLKKEAEKK, encoded by the exons ATGCTGCGTCTTGGCTTTGGGCTGCGGCTGGTCGGGGCCGGACCCGGCGCTCCTGTCTCCGCTCGGCTTCCTTCTGGCGCCGAGATGCCCAAGCGAGCTGGTGCGACGACTAAG GGTAAAGATCCCAGCAAGGGACCGGAGAGATCACCTCCTCCCGCGGGTCCCGTGGCGGTTGATGCTAAAGGCTGTGTCACTATAGCCATCCATGCCAAGCCTGGCTCCAGACAGAATGCCGTGACAG ATTTGACAACTGACGCCGTAAGTGTAGCCATTGCAGCGCCTCCCTCAGAGGGAGAGGCCAACGCTGAGCTCTGTCGGTATCTTTGCAAGGTCTTAGGACTCAGGAAGAGTGATGTGGTTTTGGATAAG ATTTCCAGAATTATGCACCATACTGAGAATAGAAATTTacgggactggtggagtggctcaggggtagagcacctgcccagcaagcatgag GGTGGTAAGTCTCGTGAAAAGATGGTGAAGCTTTTGGCCTCTACAACTCCAGAGGAGATCTTggagaaattaaaaaaggaagccgaaaaaaaataa
- the C19H15orf40 gene encoding UPF0235 protein C15orf40 homolog isoform X2, with protein sequence MLRLGFGLRLVGAGPGAPVSARLPSGAEMPKRAGATTKGKDPSKGPERSPPPAGPVAVDAKGCVTIAIHAKPGSRQNAVTDLTTDAVSVAIAAPPSEGEANAELCRYLCKVLGLRKSDVVLDKGGKSREKMVKLLASTTPEEILEKLKKEAEKK encoded by the exons ATGCTGCGTCTTGGCTTTGGGCTGCGGCTGGTCGGGGCCGGACCCGGCGCTCCTGTCTCCGCTCGGCTTCCTTCTGGCGCCGAGATGCCCAAGCGAGCTGGTGCGACGACTAAG GGTAAAGATCCCAGCAAGGGACCGGAGAGATCACCTCCTCCCGCGGGTCCCGTGGCGGTTGATGCTAAAGGCTGTGTCACTATAGCCATCCATGCCAAGCCTGGCTCCAGACAGAATGCCGTGACAG ATTTGACAACTGACGCCGTAAGTGTAGCCATTGCAGCGCCTCCCTCAGAGGGAGAGGCCAACGCTGAGCTCTGTCGGTATCTTTGCAAGGTCTTAGGACTCAGGAAGAGTGATGTGGTTTTGGATAAG GGTGGTAAGTCTCGTGAAAAGATGGTGAAGCTTTTGGCCTCTACAACTCCAGAGGAGATCTTggagaaattaaaaaaggaagccgaaaaaaaataa